TTCCGGAGTCCAGTTCTTCCAAAAATGGCCGCTTGCTTCGTTAGTGAATATTTCACATTAGGTCCACGCTTAAAAATCCCACCAACCACGGTAGACGTGTCGGCATTTATTGTATTTGCTAATGCAGCATGTTTTCCTTCGCCCACTAGGAAGGTGTTTGTTTTGGGATCAAAAACAAACTCAATTGCTCCTTCTTTTGGATAGTAATTCTTGATGGCTGCAACCGACGTTGAAGAAGAGTTTGCACCGAGCACACCTGGCGCAGGCCCAGATCCTTTCCCGATAGGAACGTTAACCGGCCCTTTAACAGCACCTCTAACCTTCAGCTTACTACTAACCAAGGCAGCAAGCAAGACATCCGGAGTAATAAGTTCCTTGCCATCCAAGGCATTATCTCCTACTGCTGTTGCTATAGTGACCGCCATAGAACCTGTCATCATACCACCCAGCATCAATGCACCCTGCAGTTGTTCCTTACCACCGTTATTGTAAAGAATGGTGTAAATATTGACTTCTAGCGAATACTTCGAGTCATATTCCGGGAATTTCTTCAGCTGGTCTTCTAATTCCGCTACTTCAATAGATGTAGTCATTTTATCCACTATTTCTGCTTTTTACCGTGCGTTGGCTTCTCCCTGATATACGACGCCCCGGCGGGGATCGATGGTGATGACTGTTCCCGGCGCTATGCCGCCGGTGGCGCCGGCGGCGCCCACAATGACGGGGATGTTATGGTGCAGCCCGGCGATTGCCGCATCGGAAGAGAGGCCGTCTTCCTCGGCGACGATAGCGGCGGCCTTGGCGGCCAATGGCGCGATTTGGCCGTTCATTTCCCGGATAACCAGGATATGGCCCTCAACCGCTCTGCCATCCCAAGCATCAGCGGCAGATACAATTATGGCGGGAGCGGTGACGGTCCGTTCGCCGATCCCTGTGCCGCGCGCCAGCACCCGTCCGACCACATGGACACGGATGGCGTTGGTGGTGCCCTGTGTGCCGGCGGGAAGACCGGCTGCCAGGACTACGAGATCGCCGTCAGACACCATGCCGGCGGCTGCCGCTGTCTTGATGCTGCTTTCCACCATCGAATCATAAGTGGGAGCGTTCTCCTGCAGGAGAGCATAGACACCCCAGAGCAGTTCGGCTTGTCTGGCGGTTTTTTCTGACGCCGTGACGGCGATCACCGGGCAATGGGGACGGTACTTGGACAGCATGCGCGCCGTATAGCCGGTCTCGGTAGCGGCAATGACGGCGGCTGCCTGGAGTTCGTGGGCGATCTGGGTGATGGCGTGGCTGATGGCTTCCGTGGTTGTGCATCGCGTCTGCAGGCCCTTTCGCCGCAGCAGGGCGGCAAAATCCAGCCCGCTCTCGGTTCTGAGGGCAATGCGGTTCATGGTCTCCACTGCCTGCACCGGATACAGGCCGGAGGCTGTTTCGCCGCTAAGCATAATGGCATCTGAACCGTCCAGAATGGCATTGGCGATATCCGTGGCTTCCGCCCGGGTGGGGCGGGGATTGGCAATCATAGATTCCAGCATTTGGGTGGCCGTAATG
This Acetonema longum DSM 6540 DNA region includes the following protein-coding sequences:
- the pyk gene encoding pyruvate kinase, translated to MLKRTKIVCTVGPSTDGAGILDQMIAAGMNVARFNFSHGSHDDHAGRIALVREAAARAGRHIALMLDTKGPEMRLGRFAGGKAELKAGRRFILTGQNIEGTAEKAAVSYKNLANEVSPGARILLADGLISLTVNEISGEDIITTVQNSGVIGNTKRVAVPGVRISLPPVSGQDIADITFGTGQGMDFIAASFIQHPDDILAIRRLLEAHSSRMGIIAKIENLPGIENIDAILRVADGIMVARGDMGVEIPSEDVPLVQKELIAKCNASGKPVITATQMLESMIANPRPTRAEATDIANAILDGSDAIMLSGETASGLYPVQAVETMNRIALRTESGLDFAALLRRKGLQTRCTTTEAISHAITQIAHELQAAAVIAATETGYTARMLSKYRPHCPVIAVTASEKTARQAELLWGVYALLQENAPTYDSMVESSIKTAAAAGMVSDGDLVVLAAGLPAGTQGTTNAIRVHVVGRVLARGTGIGERTVTAPAIIVSAADAWDGRAVEGHILVIREMNGQIAPLAAKAAAIVAEEDGLSSDAAIAGLHHNIPVIVGAAGATGGIAPGTVITIDPRRGVVYQGEANAR
- a CDS encoding polymorphic toxin type 43 domain-containing protein, which gives rise to MTTSIEVAELEDQLKKFPEYDSKYSLEVNIYTILYNNGGKEQLQGALMLGGMMTGSMAVTIATAVGDNALDGKELITPDVLLAALVSSKLKVRGAVKGPVNVPIGKGSGPAPGVLGANSSSTSVAAIKNYYPKEGAIEFVFDPKTNTFLVGEGKHAALANTINADTSTVVGGIFKRGPNVKYSLTKQAAIFGRTGLRK